One Campylobacter concisus genomic region harbors:
- a CDS encoding thioredoxin domain-containing protein codes for MKKVVLASIIAATSLMAASNKQIEDFYSEVFKNQNIDGVNVKVVERTKILDDIEKVSLKFSKGDMSQEDVTFVKGDLMFPDVVNLKEQKSYLAEEKKVIAEKAALDLVKSLAKIYKNEDKANVVTLGNDSKKPTLIMFSDPECPYCRAELAKIETTLKDNNVEIILTPVHELSSLQKSALIYKDIKNAKSDSDKVKILRKYFSEDYNVDEKNVSKEESDKIDTLRKKYFSAGVRSVPFIINKSDLK; via the coding sequence ATGAAAAAAGTGGTTTTGGCCTCAATAATAGCGGCAACTAGCCTAATGGCAGCTAGCAATAAGCAAATAGAAGATTTTTACTCAGAAGTTTTTAAAAATCAAAATATCGATGGTGTTAATGTAAAAGTCGTAGAACGCACTAAAATTTTAGATGATATAGAAAAAGTAAGCTTAAAATTTAGCAAAGGAGATATGTCTCAAGAAGATGTGACTTTTGTTAAGGGCGATCTTATGTTTCCTGATGTTGTAAATTTAAAGGAGCAAAAGTCTTATTTAGCTGAAGAAAAAAAAGTAATCGCAGAAAAAGCAGCACTTGATTTAGTAAAATCACTAGCTAAAATTTATAAAAATGAAGACAAGGCAAATGTTGTAACTCTTGGCAATGATAGCAAAAAGCCAACTCTTATCATGTTTTCAGATCCTGAATGCCCATATTGTAGAGCCGAGCTAGCAAAGATCGAAACAACGTTAAAAGACAATAATGTTGAAATTATCTTAACTCCAGTGCATGAATTATCGTCTTTGCAAAAAAGTGCTTTGATCTATAAAGATATAAAAAATGCGAAAAGTGATAGCGATAAGGTTAAAATTTTAAGAAAGTATTTCTCTGAAGATTATAACGTAGATGAAAAAAATGTTAGCAAAGAAGAGAGCGACAAGATAGATACTTTACGTAAAAAATATTTCTCAGCTGGCGTTAGATCAGTGCCATTTATAATAAATAAAAGTGATTTAAAATAA
- a CDS encoding twin-arginine translocation signal domain-containing protein, protein MQGSRRDFLKKSLKVGAAGGVLAVSAVAKVTSDDLAPDDNGVVVGKSNKKEVLYKKSKNWETYYKIAY, encoded by the coding sequence ATGCAAGGATCAAGAAGAGATTTTCTAAAAAAATCTCTAAAAGTCGGTGCTGCCGGCGGTGTACTCGCAGTCTCAGCCGTAGCAAAAGTGACTAGTGACGACTTAGCTCCTGATGACAATGGTGTCGTCGTTGGCAAGTCAAACAAAAAAGAGGTGCTTTATAAAAAAAGCAAGAACTGGGAAACCTACTATAAAATCGCTTACTAA
- a CDS encoding formate dehydrogenase subunit alpha yields MKKVDGKWQRISWDQAVNEIGDKMLQIRKEDGPDSVVFLGSAKFNNEQAYYFRKFCAFWGTNSNDHVARIUHSATVAGVANTWGYGAMTNHFGDMAANSKCIFIIGANPAVANPVGGMKHTLQAKDRNNAKVIVADPNFTKTAAHADLYLRQRSGTDIALVYGLIHIILKNGWEDKEFIENRTYGIDEIRKEAEHWTPEVTSDVTGVPVDKLLKAADILAHTKPGTVVWALGITQHSVGTSNTRILPILQLILGNMGKAGGGCNIIRGHDNVQGSTDMCNLSDSLPMYYGLTDAAWKYYCKGWGVDYDEFIKRFAVSTKEPKQGGAPVKNTVFEEYYYHDPKHPEDRNWRNEKGWSLSKWWQGVLKEENTFSSGALRVLWVQGTGLTSMAHLAKIQEAASKLDMIVVAEPFVNEISILSDRKDGVYILPVATAFENEGHLSATNRSGQWRTKVVDPLYESKGDHEVMFLFAKKFGFYDEYVKGMKMGIVDREIKQVKDDFVWPDDATNEIARIGNSIGYGGRTAEMFRRHQANWDKFDPDTLIGIGGEVKGEYYGKPWPAWDEKHPGTPILYDMSKPYVEGGSGFRNRFGLEHNGVSQLASEETTLVGSAIKGGYPQITKENIEKVLGITLTEEEKAKMGPSWSMDYSGIIFEKCREKGVVPYGNARARAIVWEFLDPIPKHREPVHSPRWDLVQKYPTFEDQARNFRVSTKFKSEQQAKDWSKEFPIVFSTQRVVNLSGAGMIERTSKYLSAITPEMFANVNPELALKYGIKDRDMMWIHSPQGTKIKVRCYHSQMVTPDRICMPYNFAGIMQGVDLSARYPEGTKPYVIGESYNTVTNYGFDPVTQISEFNAGLCRIEKAEENTFKTSFFHEYGERDAMGKE; encoded by the coding sequence ATGAAAAAAGTTGATGGTAAATGGCAAAGAATTTCATGGGATCAAGCTGTAAATGAGATCGGCGATAAGATGCTTCAGATCCGCAAAGAAGATGGCCCTGATAGTGTTGTTTTCTTAGGATCGGCTAAATTTAATAATGAGCAAGCATATTACTTTAGAAAATTTTGTGCATTTTGGGGTACAAACAGTAACGATCACGTAGCAAGAATTTGACATAGCGCAACAGTCGCCGGTGTGGCGAATACTTGGGGTTATGGCGCGATGACAAACCACTTTGGAGATATGGCTGCGAACTCAAAATGTATATTTATCATTGGAGCGAACCCAGCTGTGGCGAACCCAGTTGGTGGCATGAAGCACACTTTACAAGCAAAAGATAGAAACAATGCAAAAGTAATTGTAGCTGATCCAAATTTTACAAAGACAGCTGCACATGCTGATCTTTATTTGAGGCAAAGATCAGGAACTGATATTGCACTTGTTTATGGTCTTATTCATATCATTCTTAAAAATGGTTGGGAAGATAAAGAATTTATAGAAAATAGAACTTACGGTATTGATGAGATAAGAAAAGAGGCTGAGCACTGGACACCAGAGGTTACATCTGATGTTACTGGAGTACCAGTTGATAAACTACTAAAAGCTGCAGATATACTAGCTCATACAAAACCGGGTACTGTTGTTTGGGCTCTTGGTATAACTCAACACTCAGTTGGTACATCAAATACAAGAATTTTACCTATCCTTCAACTAATTCTAGGAAATATGGGTAAAGCAGGTGGTGGCTGTAATATTATTCGTGGTCACGACAATGTTCAAGGCTCAACTGATATGTGTAACCTTTCAGATAGCTTGCCAATGTATTATGGCTTAACTGATGCAGCATGGAAATATTACTGCAAAGGCTGGGGCGTTGATTATGATGAATTTATTAAACGCTTTGCAGTCTCAACAAAAGAGCCAAAACAAGGTGGCGCTCCTGTTAAAAACACAGTCTTTGAAGAGTATTATTACCACGATCCTAAACATCCAGAAGATAGAAACTGGAGAAACGAAAAAGGCTGGTCACTTTCAAAATGGTGGCAAGGCGTCTTGAAGGAGGAGAATACATTTAGTAGTGGTGCATTGAGAGTTCTTTGGGTTCAAGGAACTGGTCTAACGTCTATGGCGCACCTAGCTAAAATTCAAGAAGCAGCTTCAAAACTAGATATGATCGTTGTAGCTGAGCCATTTGTAAATGAAATTTCTATCCTTTCAGACAGAAAAGATGGCGTTTATATCTTGCCAGTAGCAACTGCATTCGAAAATGAAGGTCACTTAAGCGCAACAAATCGCTCAGGTCAATGGAGAACAAAAGTTGTTGATCCACTTTATGAGAGCAAGGGCGATCACGAAGTAATGTTCTTGTTTGCTAAGAAATTTGGTTTTTACGATGAATACGTAAAAGGCATGAAAATGGGTATCGTAGATCGTGAAATAAAACAAGTAAAAGATGACTTTGTATGGCCTGATGATGCGACAAATGAGATAGCAAGGATTGGAAATTCTATAGGTTATGGTGGTAGAACAGCCGAGATGTTTAGACGCCATCAAGCAAACTGGGATAAATTTGATCCAGATACGCTAATAGGTATTGGCGGTGAAGTCAAAGGCGAATACTACGGTAAACCATGGCCAGCATGGGATGAAAAACACCCTGGAACACCAATACTATATGATATGAGCAAGCCTTATGTTGAAGGTGGTTCAGGCTTTAGAAATCGCTTTGGTCTAGAGCATAATGGCGTTAGTCAGCTAGCTAGCGAAGAGACAACACTTGTTGGCTCAGCTATAAAAGGTGGCTATCCACAAATCACAAAAGAGAATATAGAAAAAGTCTTAGGCATAACTCTAACTGAAGAAGAGAAAGCTAAGATGGGGCCAAGCTGGAGTATGGATTATAGTGGTATTATCTTTGAAAAATGCCGTGAAAAAGGTGTTGTACCTTATGGTAATGCAAGGGCAAGAGCTATCGTTTGGGAATTCCTCGATCCTATTCCAAAACATAGAGAGCCTGTTCACTCACCACGCTGGGATCTTGTTCAAAAGTATCCGACATTTGAAGATCAAGCTAGAAATTTCCGTGTTTCTACTAAGTTTAAGTCAGAGCAACAAGCAAAAGATTGGTCGAAAGAATTTCCAATTGTGTTTAGTACGCAACGTGTCGTAAATCTAAGTGGTGCTGGTATGATCGAAAGAACTAGTAAATATCTATCAGCTATTACGCCAGAAATGTTTGCTAATGTTAATCCAGAGTTAGCTTTAAAATATGGCATAAAAGACCGCGATATGATGTGGATCCACAGCCCACAAGGCACAAAGATCAAAGTAAGATGCTATCACAGCCAGATGGTAACTCCAGATAGAATTTGTATGCCATACAACTTCGCTGGTATTATGCAAGGCGTTGATCTTTCAGCTCGCTATCCAGAGGGCACTAAGCCTTATGTTATTGGTGAAAGTTATAACACTGTTACTAACTATGGATTTGACCCAGTTACTCAAATTTCAGAGTTTAACGCAGGTCTTTGCCGCATAGAGAAAGCTGAGGAAAATACATTTAAAACATCGTTTTTCCATGAATATGGCGAGAGAGATGCCATGGGTAAAGAGTAA
- the fdh3B gene encoding formate dehydrogenase FDH3 subunit beta, whose product MARMKFFVDTDRCISCYGCQVACSSAHELPVGIYRRKVITLHDGIEGKEVSTTIACQHCTDAPCEQVCPVDCFYIRADGIVLHDKNICIGCGYCLYACPFGAPQFPKDGAFGVKGVMDKCTMCAGGPEPTNSHEERELYGQNRMAEGKVPMCAAICSTNALLVGDAAEVSNVYRKRVMLRNTGLNV is encoded by the coding sequence ATGGCAAGAATGAAATTTTTCGTAGATACTGATAGATGTATTAGTTGTTATGGTTGCCAAGTTGCTTGTTCTTCTGCTCATGAACTTCCAGTGGGAATTTATAGAAGGAAGGTCATTACACTTCACGATGGTATCGAAGGTAAAGAGGTTTCAACTACCATTGCATGCCAACACTGTACTGATGCACCTTGTGAGCAAGTTTGCCCAGTTGATTGTTTCTACATTAGAGCTGATGGCATCGTGCTTCACGATAAAAATATATGCATAGGCTGTGGTTACTGCTTATATGCTTGTCCATTTGGTGCGCCGCAGTTCCCTAAAGACGGGGCATTTGGCGTAAAAGGCGTAATGGATAAATGTACTATGTGCGCAGGCGGTCCAGAGCCAACTAACTCACACGAGGAGAGAGAGCTTTACGGTCAAAATAGAATGGCTGAGGGCAAAGTTCCTATGTGTGCGGCTATCTGTTCTACAAACGCGCTTTTAGTTGGCGACGCTGCTGAGGTTTCAAATGTATATCGCAAACGCGTTATGCTAAGAAATACAGGACTAAACGTATAA
- a CDS encoding FTR1 family iron permease: protein MNKFFKFMLIMLLPIWLVAKNDDYTQVAAQIKESLQKVITEYRAGNVEQAVSDTQNAYFGLFEDVEAGIRINLGQKKAYSMEKQFGEIRKAIKAGEAPDDVQKRIDQINSEIAEVLPVILKGHRLVGEYSDSPAQAATTDYDTSKFIPEWKVAFANLSADLDKAIASYESDKQDDAKSAIQDAKFTDYRNTQLEIAIRQHIENGKSIDADIQRKMGEAISGITNGISKDDFKTKLDEIKKLAYDAVSKLPADTAKLAKVDMSDVEAASEEDSGTDYTKVVQNINDKIQAAITLYKNGDVKKAMGDIQDIYFDEFEGSGMENKVGAIDVNLKTAIEATFGNLVALMKSGVDEKTLQESASKMSSQLAAALEKTSGSSSPWTLFIWALTIILREGFEALIIVAAVVAYLVKTGNAKAMGKVVYSSVGVAVILSFVMAWIMNVIFGEAAGQKRELMEGITMLVAVGLLFYVGFWLLSNAGAKKWNDYIKSHVSESISSGSSTALWWTVFLAVFREGAETVLFYQALIFGAKDSAGYSMIAAGFVIGLVVLLIVYFLFKIFAVKIPIKPFFIFTSAIIFYMSIVFVGKGVGELVEGKIFIPTIIKGLSFPDWMRDWLGLQPYYESLVPQIIMVLALIIGIVIMKSKQNKK from the coding sequence ATGAATAAATTTTTTAAATTTATGCTTATCATGCTACTGCCTATCTGGCTTGTAGCAAAAAATGACGACTACACACAAGTCGCAGCTCAGATAAAAGAGTCATTACAAAAAGTAATAACAGAGTATAGAGCGGGCAATGTTGAACAAGCGGTTAGTGATACTCAAAATGCTTATTTTGGCTTATTTGAAGATGTCGAAGCTGGCATCAGAATAAATTTAGGTCAGAAAAAAGCTTACTCAATGGAGAAGCAGTTTGGCGAGATCAGAAAGGCGATAAAAGCAGGCGAAGCGCCAGATGATGTGCAAAAAAGAATAGATCAGATAAATAGCGAGATCGCTGAAGTTCTACCAGTTATCTTAAAAGGACATAGACTAGTTGGTGAGTATTCAGACAGCCCAGCTCAAGCTGCTACAACTGATTATGATACTTCTAAATTTATCCCTGAGTGGAAAGTGGCATTTGCAAATTTATCAGCTGATCTAGATAAAGCAATAGCAAGCTACGAGAGCGATAAACAAGATGATGCTAAAAGTGCTATCCAAGATGCTAAATTTACAGACTACAGAAATACTCAACTTGAAATCGCTATTCGCCAGCATATAGAAAATGGTAAAAGCATAGATGCTGATATCCAAAGAAAGATGGGCGAAGCGATCAGCGGCATCACAAATGGTATAAGCAAAGATGATTTTAAAACTAAGCTAGATGAGATCAAAAAGCTAGCTTATGACGCTGTCTCAAAACTCCCAGCAGATACTGCAAAACTAGCAAAAGTTGATATGAGTGATGTAGAAGCAGCTTCTGAAGAAGATAGTGGTACAGATTATACCAAAGTCGTTCAAAACATAAACGACAAAATTCAAGCTGCTATCACACTTTATAAAAATGGTGATGTAAAAAAAGCTATGGGCGATATCCAAGACATCTACTTTGATGAGTTTGAAGGTAGCGGTATGGAGAATAAAGTAGGCGCAATAGATGTAAATTTAAAAACAGCTATTGAAGCTACATTTGGCAATCTTGTAGCCCTTATGAAATCAGGTGTAGACGAAAAAACTCTTCAAGAAAGCGCAAGCAAGATGTCATCTCAGCTAGCAGCCGCACTTGAAAAAACTAGCGGTTCAAGCTCACCTTGGACGCTATTTATCTGGGCGCTAACTATAATCTTAAGAGAGGGCTTTGAAGCTCTTATCATCGTTGCAGCCGTCGTTGCATATCTTGTAAAAACTGGCAATGCAAAAGCTATGGGTAAGGTCGTATATAGCTCAGTTGGCGTGGCTGTCATCTTAAGCTTTGTCATGGCGTGGATCATGAACGTCATCTTTGGCGAGGCAGCAGGTCAAAAAAGAGAGCTTATGGAAGGCATCACAATGCTTGTTGCAGTGGGACTTCTATTTTATGTTGGTTTCTGGCTTCTTTCAAATGCTGGCGCTAAAAAATGGAACGACTACATCAAATCACATGTATCTGAGTCTATCTCAAGTGGCTCAAGTACAGCGCTTTGGTGGACTGTATTTTTAGCAGTATTTAGAGAGGGTGCTGAAACTGTACTATTTTATCAGGCACTTATTTTTGGAGCTAAAGATTCAGCTGGTTACTCGATGATTGCAGCTGGCTTTGTGATAGGACTTGTCGTTCTTTTAATAGTCTATTTCTTATTTAAAATTTTTGCTGTTAAAATTCCTATTAAACCATTTTTTATATTTACGTCAGCGATCATCTTTTATATGTCGATCGTCTTTGTTGGCAAGGGTGTTGGCGAACTAGTTGAAGGTAAAATTTTCATCCCAACTATCATAAAAGGACTTAGCTTCCCTGACTGGATGAGAGACTGGCTAGGACTTCAGCCATATTACGAGAGCTTAGTGCCTCAAATCATTATGGTGCTTGCCCTAATTATAGGCATTGTTATCATGAAATCAAAACAAAATAAAAAATAA
- a CDS encoding iron transporter encodes MNKILSSALALSLAAGFALAGEHPIGEPVEANGMEIAAVYLEPIDMEPKGVDLAPSLADLHLEADIHAVKGNKNGFGEGEWIPYLKINYELKNLDNGKTKKGTFMPMVASDGPHYGANVKMDTGVGNYELKFHIDNPEKQGFGRHADKETGVGKWFEPFTTTYKFQWTGGPVK; translated from the coding sequence ATGAATAAAATTCTTAGTTCAGCTCTAGCACTTAGTCTAGCAGCTGGTTTTGCACTTGCTGGAGAGCACCCAATTGGCGAGCCTGTAGAGGCTAATGGAATGGAGATAGCTGCTGTTTATCTAGAGCCAATCGATATGGAGCCAAAAGGCGTTGATCTAGCTCCAAGCCTAGCTGACCTTCACTTAGAAGCTGACATCCACGCTGTAAAAGGCAATAAAAACGGCTTTGGCGAAGGCGAGTGGATCCCATATCTAAAGATCAACTATGAGCTAAAAAACCTTGATAATGGTAAAACTAAAAAAGGTACATTTATGCCGATGGTTGCAAGTGATGGCCCACACTACGGTGCTAACGTAAAAATGGATACAGGTGTTGGTAACTATGAGCTTAAATTTCACATCGACAATCCAGAAAAACAAGGCTTTGGTCGCCACGCTGACAAAGAGACTGGTGTTGGTAAATGGTTTGAGCCTTTCACAACAACTTATAAATTTCAATGGACAGGTGGTCCTGTTAAATAA
- a CDS encoding Fe-S-containing protein produces the protein MSIYFYQVFLALLGFTLFAALNNNGKSLKTIFLPSFLGVVAGVLIFKAARHALIDDQFKIFIDSVTLVFLLISILWIFFELKIAKIVTFFILGIGFGFGYSSSSVLFPLFGSELLDTLSVISFFLMIFAMILILFLFFFISNLKASIPSSIAKILALITLVFLLVDRSSQTALELLRAGALKISSELNSQILSISAKGIYVTEFSAYFYIVVILLLCIIALCFVPKSIDKSTFGSIKYRFTKAIRENVFDNAKFAFCSVLIALGFSLYFDLYASRPPQISEPVLVEPVGDKFIFDVDMLKDNELHRFAYITDEGKQIRFFLLNRFSDRPSPVIVFDSCMICGDMGYIKKGNDLICISCNVRIFLPSVGKEGGCNPIPMAFTFDGKNIIVDYKTIVAGANYFSKVVEKMVLDPVSRKKVSNLDSRSYLYYGRTYFFENNETQAKFEANPEKYVETNGTLK, from the coding sequence ATGTCAATTTACTTCTATCAGGTCTTTTTAGCCCTCCTTGGATTTACGCTTTTTGCTGCCTTAAATAACAATGGCAAAAGTTTAAAAACGATCTTTTTACCGTCATTTCTTGGCGTTGTTGCTGGTGTGCTTATCTTTAAAGCTGCTCGTCATGCGCTTATTGATGATCAGTTTAAAATTTTCATAGATTCTGTGACACTAGTTTTTCTACTCATTAGCATTTTATGGATATTTTTCGAGCTTAAGATAGCAAAAATTGTAACGTTTTTTATTTTAGGCATCGGCTTTGGCTTTGGCTATAGTTCAAGCAGTGTGTTATTCCCGCTATTTGGTAGCGAACTGCTTGACACGCTTTCAGTCATAAGCTTCTTTTTGATGATCTTTGCGATGATCTTGATACTATTTTTATTTTTCTTCATTTCAAATTTAAAAGCAAGCATCCCATCATCAATAGCTAAAATTTTAGCTCTTATCACATTAGTATTTTTACTAGTTGATAGAAGCTCACAAACTGCACTTGAGCTTTTACGTGCAGGCGCTTTAAAGATAAGTAGCGAGCTAAATTCTCAAATTTTATCTATCAGCGCAAAAGGCATCTACGTCACAGAATTTAGTGCCTATTTTTACATAGTAGTGATCCTTCTTTTATGCATCATCGCGCTTTGCTTTGTGCCAAAGAGTATCGATAAGAGCACGTTTGGCTCTATCAAATACCGCTTTACAAAAGCCATTAGAGAAAATGTCTTTGACAATGCAAAATTTGCATTTTGCAGCGTTTTAATAGCGCTTGGATTTTCACTTTATTTTGATCTTTACGCATCTCGCCCACCTCAAATTTCAGAGCCGGTCTTGGTTGAGCCAGTGGGAGATAAATTTATATTTGATGTTGATATGCTAAAAGATAATGAACTTCACAGATTTGCCTACATCACAGATGAGGGTAAACAGATAAGATTTTTCTTACTAAACCGCTTTAGTGACCGCCCATCTCCAGTCATCGTCTTTGACTCGTGTATGATCTGCGGCGACATGGGCTATATCAAGAAAGGAAATGACCTTATTTGTATCTCTTGTAATGTTAGAATTTTCTTGCCGTCAGTTGGCAAAGAGGGTGGTTGTAACCCGATCCCTATGGCATTTACCTTTGATGGTAAAAATATCATAGTTGATTACAAAACGATCGTCGCAGGGGCAAACTACTTCAGCAAGGTCGTCGAAAAGATGGTGCTTGACCCAGTTAGTCGCAAAAAGGTGAGCAATCTTGATTCAAGATCATATTTATACTACGGACGCACATATTTCTTTGAAAATAACGAAACTCAGGCGAAATTTGAAGCAAATCCAGAAAAATATGTAGAAACAAATGGAACGTTAAAATGA